The proteins below are encoded in one region of Bacteroidota bacterium:
- a CDS encoding patatin-like phospholipase family protein has product MESKKENNTSIPPNPSRTCDVVMKGGITSGIVYPKAIYQMATDYRFVNIGGTSAGAIAASLTAAAEYNRRENQSCSGFEILNNLPTLLSENVNGKSRLFSLFQPNKSTRKIFNAIFHIAGKKNKFSKGIFSASSLIYHFPFISFLALIPGALMMYFLWNKINDGLFTITITITALLTLVLMLVSTLISFGITFNKILSKNYYGLTTGNAEKVDDNAPPLTVWLADMIDKVAGNKDPLKPLTFGDLKNVKDNRKDSIILQMMTTNVTWRRPHTLPFTDALFYFDESEFKTFFPKRVVDWIVSKSNKESAKHGKIPLPDFDDMPIVVGARMSLSFPILISAVPLYAIDYTLANNKKGPQNTTPEKCLFSDGGICSNFPIHFFDSPIPGRPTFAFNLDEFHPEHPQQKDESKNIYLTNTNGDGVNDKWFRFDDSLLKFLKSLMNTMQNWTDHTQVKMPGYRDRIVSIHLSPDEGGLNLNMPEEVITHLSERGMYAGELLRDRFTGTSGHPMDWNNHRWIRYRTTMCMLENYLKNIEKKFEEFDPNIEKGYEELLHRANGEPPQCYEFTNDQREFAIDEMERLREYIQRLNERMYSYCSGSPRPAPELKAKPKI; this is encoded by the coding sequence ATGGAATCTAAAAAAGAAAATAATACCAGTATACCTCCAAATCCTTCACGAACATGCGACGTCGTAATGAAGGGTGGAATAACCAGCGGAATTGTTTATCCTAAGGCAATTTATCAGATGGCGACTGATTATAGATTTGTCAATATTGGAGGCACTTCCGCCGGTGCTATTGCCGCTTCATTGACAGCAGCAGCGGAATATAACAGAAGAGAAAATCAAAGTTGTTCAGGATTTGAGATTTTAAATAATTTGCCGACACTTCTTAGCGAAAATGTTAATGGAAAATCCCGTCTATTTTCTTTATTTCAACCAAATAAATCAACCAGGAAGATTTTTAATGCAATATTTCATATTGCCGGAAAAAAGAACAAATTCAGTAAAGGTATATTCTCAGCTTCCTCTCTAATTTATCATTTCCCATTCATTAGTTTCTTAGCGCTCATACCCGGTGCTTTAATGATGTATTTCTTGTGGAATAAAATCAATGATGGCTTATTTACGATTACGATAACTATTACTGCATTATTAACATTAGTATTAATGTTAGTATCAACTTTAATTTCATTTGGAATTACTTTTAATAAGATATTATCAAAAAACTATTACGGCCTGACTACAGGCAATGCTGAAAAAGTAGATGATAACGCTCCACCTTTAACTGTATGGTTAGCAGACATGATCGATAAAGTCGCAGGTAATAAAGATCCACTAAAACCATTGACATTTGGAGATTTAAAAAATGTAAAAGATAATAGAAAGGATTCAATTATACTCCAAATGATGACTACTAATGTCACATGGCGCCGACCTCATACATTACCATTTACTGACGCGTTGTTTTATTTTGATGAATCGGAGTTTAAAACATTTTTTCCTAAAAGGGTTGTGGACTGGATTGTATCAAAATCGAATAAAGAAAGTGCAAAACACGGAAAAATCCCACTTCCGGATTTTGATGACATGCCAATTGTTGTAGGTGCCAGAATGAGTTTAAGTTTTCCAATTTTAATAAGTGCAGTACCGCTATATGCAATAGACTATACCTTAGCTAACAACAAGAAGGGTCCCCAAAATACAACTCCAGAAAAATGTTTGTTTTCCGATGGGGGAATTTGCAGTAATTTTCCAATACATTTTTTTGATAGTCCTATTCCAGGCAGACCAACATTTGCATTTAATTTAGATGAATTCCATCCAGAACATCCTCAACAAAAAGATGAATCTAAAAATATTTACTTAACCAATACCAATGGTGACGGAGTAAATGACAAATGGTTCAGATTTGATGATTCATTGTTGAAATTTCTTAAGTCACTTATGAATACGATGCAAAATTGGACTGATCATACTCAGGTTAAAATGCCGGGTTATAGAGACAGAATAGTGAGCATTCATTTATCTCCGGATGAAGGTGGTTTGAATTTAAATATGCCTGAAGAAGTCATAACTCATCTTAGCGAAAGAGGAATGTATGCAGGTGAATTACTTAGAGATCGATTTACCGGAACCTCAGGTCATCCAATGGATTGGAATAATCATAGATGGATAAGATATAGAACTACAATGTGTATGCTTGAAAACTATTTAAAAAATATTGAAAAGAAATTTGAAGAGTTTGATCCTAATATTGAAAAAGGGTACGAAGAATTACTTCATAGAGCAAATGGAGAACCACCCCAATGTTATGAATTTACTAACGACCAAAGAGAATTTGCGATTGATGAAATGGAAAGATTAAGAGAGTACATACAAAGATTGAATGAACGAATGTACTCATACTGTAGCGGTTCACCAAGACCTGCACCGGAATTGAAAGCGAAACCAAAAATATGA
- a CDS encoding peptidoglycan-binding protein, which produces MLTPTYFTNIAEHFYNVIKKSKEFMSDSLVTDTSLLEPLFGEKIEKLSEIIQEKGGRIKRMETFRSAVNQIKAFQSHHSSIKTNGMHYYGIAQDILCLDSNGKIIEKGEAKEYTLLRNEAVNLGLYVIGTWDAGHIQGIPVSLQNAMREYVLNYKSGKYPMLAYGIENHYVMNLKIALAKLGYRVNQDDMFFGEQTDESLRKFQLDNKLKVDGVAGEQVYTKMEALGYNLLTM; this is translated from the coding sequence ATGTTAACTCCAACTTATTTTACCAATATAGCAGAACACTTTTATAATGTGATTAAAAAATCTAAAGAGTTTATGTCTGATTCACTGGTAACAGACACCTCATTATTAGAACCGCTATTTGGAGAGAAAATAGAGAAGTTATCTGAAATTATTCAAGAAAAAGGTGGTCGAATTAAAAGAATGGAAACATTCAGATCTGCTGTAAATCAAATTAAAGCTTTCCAGAGTCATCATTCATCAATTAAAACAAATGGAATGCATTATTACGGTATTGCTCAGGACATTCTTTGTTTAGATTCTAATGGAAAAATTATAGAAAAAGGTGAAGCTAAAGAATACACTTTGCTAAGAAATGAAGCAGTTAATTTAGGATTATATGTTATAGGCACTTGGGATGCCGGTCATATACAAGGTATTCCTGTAAGTTTACAAAATGCTATGCGGGAATATGTACTTAATTATAAGTCCGGAAAATATCCTATGCTTGCATACGGAATTGAAAACCATTACGTAATGAATTTAAAAATTGCATTGGCTAAGCTTGGATACCGTGTAAATCAGGATGATATGTTTTTTGGAGAACAGACTGATGAAAGTTTAAGAAAATTTCAATTGGACAATAAGTTAAAGGTTGATGGAGTTGCCGGCGAACAGGTTTATACTAAAATGGAAGCATTAGGATATAATCTTCTAACGATGTGA
- a CDS encoding chitosanase: MISEEQKNKIWQVLSVFETGKIQGDYASVVVMNDGAENSKQITYGKHQTTEQGNLKILIQMYIDNGGEFADEFHSYVGKIGKTPLASNIAFINLLKKAGADSIMHSTQDEFFDKIYYKKAADFFTDNGFTLPLSMLVIYDSYVHSGSIRPDIRSQFPEVPPSKGGNEKTWITQYVNARHNWLKNHSKKILHKTVYRTECFKEQIANNNWDLSQSINANGTIIN, from the coding sequence ATGATTTCAGAAGAACAAAAAAATAAAATCTGGCAGGTATTAAGTGTATTTGAAACTGGAAAAATTCAAGGTGACTATGCCTCTGTAGTTGTAATGAACGATGGAGCCGAAAATTCAAAACAAATAACTTATGGTAAACATCAAACAACGGAACAGGGTAATCTAAAAATTCTTATTCAAATGTATATTGACAATGGTGGGGAATTCGCAGATGAATTTCATTCATACGTCGGAAAAATTGGTAAAACTCCTTTAGCTTCCAATATTGCTTTCATAAACCTACTTAAAAAAGCAGGCGCAGACTCGATTATGCATTCAACACAAGATGAGTTCTTTGATAAAATTTATTATAAAAAAGCGGCTGATTTTTTTACCGATAACGGATTTACATTACCTTTAAGCATGTTAGTAATTTACGATAGTTATGTTCACTCCGGCAGTATAAGACCAGATATAAGAAGTCAATTTCCTGAAGTACCACCTTCAAAAGGTGGAAACGAGAAAACCTGGATTACTCAATATGTTAATGCAAGACATAATTGGTTAAAAAATCATTCAAAAAAAATATTGCATAAAACGGTATATCGTACCGAATGTTTTAAAGAACAAATCGCCAATAATAATTGGGACTTATCTCAATCAATAAATGCTAATGGTACAATAATTAATTAA
- a CDS encoding membrane dipeptidase — protein sequence MNDKELKAFHENCKIVDIHCHPSLKMHLFGAHFIERNNPDHPQRSTGFDPFTTQVTYPKMVSGGMDVILSSIYLPEYGFLEFSDTVCLLKPLLSLFFDRVVSGVEKIGDPSYAYLQTKDILKNFEDQVNKINDTYKYIRIPKNVAEFENALAIDSKIVLHSIEGGHSLGRFNSGSAPMIERIDSFLDEGVCLMTVGHFFRNDITESVIGFPPSMSNLMNFKYSYDNEKGLYEKGPDVISHMLDKGMIVDMVHCTREARKEIFKINDDRGDNKRPLVFSHTGLEFFTSMHDIQLNVTDDEIKKIQMCNGTIGIIFNNYLLTGYEDPSGSNTRFGIQSIVDSIQHVKHVTGSYDNVSIGTDLDGFTDPPDDIPDILDMPKITKALLEVGISEEDIRKILGENAIRVLREGWR from the coding sequence ATGAATGATAAAGAATTAAAAGCGTTTCATGAGAATTGCAAAATAGTTGATATTCATTGTCACCCAAGTTTAAAGATGCACTTATTTGGGGCGCATTTTATCGAAAGAAATAATCCTGATCATCCTCAAAGAAGTACAGGATTTGATCCTTTCACCACTCAGGTTACTTACCCTAAAATGGTTTCGGGTGGAATGGATGTTATTTTATCGAGCATATACCTTCCTGAATACGGATTTCTTGAGTTTAGTGATACTGTATGCTTGCTAAAACCTTTACTAAGTCTTTTCTTCGATAGAGTGGTTTCCGGAGTTGAAAAAATAGGGGATCCTTCATATGCTTATCTCCAGACTAAGGATATTTTGAAAAATTTTGAAGACCAGGTAAATAAAATTAATGATACATATAAATATATTAGAATTCCGAAAAACGTTGCTGAATTTGAAAATGCTTTAGCAATTGATTCAAAAATAGTTTTGCATTCGATAGAAGGGGGACATAGCCTCGGAAGATTTAATAGCGGATCGGCTCCAATGATAGAAAGAATCGATTCATTTTTAGATGAAGGTGTATGCTTAATGACTGTGGGACACTTTTTTAGAAATGATATTACTGAGTCAGTGATAGGGTTTCCACCATCTATGAGCAATTTGATGAATTTCAAATATAGTTATGATAATGAAAAGGGTTTATACGAGAAGGGTCCTGATGTTATTTCGCATATGTTGGATAAAGGAATGATTGTGGATATGGTTCATTGTACAAGAGAGGCAAGAAAAGAAATATTTAAAATTAACGATGATAGAGGTGATAATAAAAGACCATTGGTTTTTTCCCATACAGGTTTAGAATTTTTCACCTCAATGCATGATATTCAGCTTAATGTTACAGACGATGAAATAAAAAAAATACAAATGTGTAATGGTACAATAGGAATCATCTTTAATAATTATTTATTAACCGGATATGAAGATCCCTCAGGCAGTAATACCCGCTTTGGCATTCAATCAATTGTTGATTCCATCCAACATGTCAAACATGTTACGGGCTCTTATGATAATGTTTCTATAGGAACAGACTTAGACGGATTTACTGATCCGCCCGATGATATTCCTGATATTTTGGACATGCCGAAAATAACGAAGGCATTATTGGAGGTCGGAATAAGCGAAGAAGATATAAGAAAAATTCTTGGTGAAAATGCAATCAGGGTTTTAAGGGAAGGCTGGCGTTAG
- a CDS encoding TerC/Alx family metal homeostasis membrane protein, producing the protein MIVNPYFIGSFILLIFIMLTLDLGVFNKKIHKISNKEAVVWSFVWIGLAMIFGLFIYLFLGVEKSSEFYTAFLIEKALSVDNLFVFILIFNFFKVPNEYHHKVLYWGILGAIVLRAIFIFSGAQIINFTYLPDFTLFGVLIKELNIILTLFGLFLIYAGVKSIGADDDEEKDFSNSWGIKIIKMFFSVSEKYHGSSFFTFDNGKRVATLLLLVVGVIEVTDVLFAVDSIPAIFTVSRDPFILYSSNIFAILGLRSLYFLLANFMHLFAYLKYGLAFILSFIGIKMVIVPVFHIPSPISLIIVAIALIIAVVASIIWKPKEAQVE; encoded by the coding sequence ATGATAGTTAATCCTTATTTCATTGGAAGCTTTATATTGTTAATATTTATCATGCTTACGCTTGATCTGGGAGTTTTCAATAAGAAAATACATAAGATATCTAACAAGGAAGCAGTTGTTTGGAGTTTTGTATGGATTGGTTTAGCAATGATTTTTGGATTATTCATTTACCTTTTTTTAGGTGTAGAAAAATCATCCGAATTCTATACAGCTTTTTTAATTGAGAAAGCACTATCAGTAGACAATCTATTCGTATTCATTTTAATTTTTAATTTTTTCAAAGTACCAAATGAATACCATCATAAAGTTCTTTATTGGGGTATTTTAGGTGCGATTGTTCTAAGAGCTATTTTCATTTTTTCCGGTGCTCAGATTATTAATTTCACTTATTTACCCGATTTTACTTTGTTTGGTGTATTGATTAAAGAACTTAATATCATTTTAACATTATTTGGTTTGTTTTTAATTTATGCCGGTGTAAAATCAATTGGGGCAGATGATGACGAAGAAAAAGATTTCTCAAATAGTTGGGGTATTAAAATAATAAAAATGTTTTTCTCTGTAAGTGAAAAATACCATGGTAGCAGTTTTTTTACATTCGATAATGGGAAAAGAGTAGCTACATTGTTACTCCTTGTTGTTGGTGTAATTGAAGTTACAGATGTTTTGTTTGCTGTTGATTCGATTCCTGCAATTTTTACTGTTTCCAGAGATCCGTTTATACTTTACTCCTCTAATATATTTGCAATTCTTGGTTTGAGATCATTATATTTTCTATTAGCAAATTTTATGCATTTATTCGCATATTTAAAATATGGCTTAGCTTTTATTTTATCTTTTATCGGGATAAAGATGGTAATTGTACCTGTATTCCATATACCATCGCCAATTTCATTAATTATAGTTGCTATTGCATTAATTATAGCTGTTGTCGCTTCAATTATTTGGAAACCAAAAGAAGCTCAAGTTGAGTAA
- a CDS encoding OmpA family protein — MSFDLNKSGKDNNKFDLSKSKNSDSPIQQNKYETSPISQSPKKKSSLFPLGIFAIILIIIGVWYFSNKNSSDKSVVNNTEKQNTQDRKNTNGDENKTDKLNNDKEITSSKNSTDSNLNKNSFKEKEVNNTKSNDTKSDNTNSNTNDKNSSPDLKSQKNKVENKIESEKKSKDTYTKSSDNSKNKIPAFFNSSSSSPISINHSIVKDIISQMQKNSSYKLAIYGFSSSDGKLNINQSLSEKRAIVFKKYLVRKGIKSDRITSFGKGTENPIGSNDTPEGRAKNRRVELVLSE, encoded by the coding sequence ATGTCATTTGATCTCAATAAAAGTGGAAAGGACAATAATAAATTTGACCTTTCCAAATCGAAAAATTCAGATTCTCCTATTCAACAAAATAAATACGAAACTTCTCCTATTAGTCAATCTCCTAAAAAAAAGAGCAGTTTATTTCCTTTAGGAATTTTTGCAATTATATTGATTATAATTGGAGTTTGGTATTTTTCAAATAAAAATAGTTCAGATAAATCAGTGGTAAATAATACAGAAAAACAAAATACTCAGGACAGAAAAAATACTAACGGAGATGAAAATAAAACAGATAAGTTAAATAATGATAAAGAAATCACTTCAAGTAAAAATTCTACTGATTCTAATCTCAACAAAAATAGTTTTAAAGAAAAAGAAGTTAATAATACAAAATCAAACGACACAAAATCAGATAATACAAATTCTAATACTAATGATAAAAATTCTAGTCCTGATTTAAAATCACAAAAAAATAAAGTTGAAAATAAGATAGAGTCAGAAAAAAAATCCAAAGATACTTATACAAAAAGCTCTGATAACTCGAAGAATAAAATTCCTGCGTTCTTTAATAGTAGTTCTTCCTCTCCAATTTCAATAAACCATAGTATAGTGAAAGACATTATATCTCAAATGCAGAAAAATTCATCTTATAAATTAGCTATATATGGATTTTCAAGTAGTGACGGAAAACTTAATATTAATCAATCTTTGTCTGAGAAGAGAGCAATTGTGTTTAAAAAATATTTAGTCCGCAAAGGGATTAAATCAGATAGAATTACTTCTTTTGGTAAAGGAACTGAAAATCCAATTGGTTCAAATGATACACCTGAAGGGAGAGCAAAAAACAGAAGAGTCGAATTAGTATTATCAGAATAA
- a CDS encoding TerD family protein, which yields MGFNLSKGERFDLSKAAPGLTKVRIGLGWDPNDQPGGPDFDLDVSAFAIDDTYKILSDSYFVFYGQVKMGNGIEDEHEKGLFRPITEDKSILGAIDDPDGKRSDGDDDEDMIINLNKVNQKIQQIIICVTICKYPHDNNKDKRTLDLNFGMVDDCYIRIVNDLTGEEIAKYQLKEKFGSEDAIEFGRLYRAGSSWEFEAMGRGHQNSLQTLVDIYT from the coding sequence ATGGGATTTAACTTATCAAAAGGTGAGAGGTTTGACCTCTCCAAAGCAGCACCTGGATTAACAAAAGTAAGAATTGGTTTAGGGTGGGATCCTAATGATCAGCCGGGAGGACCAGATTTTGATTTAGATGTTTCTGCATTTGCCATCGATGATACTTATAAAATTTTATCAGATAGTTATTTTGTCTTTTATGGACAGGTTAAAATGGGAAATGGAATAGAAGATGAACATGAGAAAGGATTGTTTCGACCAATTACTGAAGATAAATCCATTTTAGGGGCAATTGATGATCCAGATGGTAAAAGGAGTGATGGAGACGACGACGAGGATATGATTATTAATTTAAATAAAGTAAATCAAAAAATACAACAAATAATTATTTGTGTTACAATTTGTAAATATCCGCATGATAACAATAAAGACAAACGAACTCTAGATTTAAATTTCGGAATGGTAGACGATTGCTATATACGTATTGTTAATGATTTAACTGGTGAAGAAATTGCAAAGTATCAATTAAAAGAAAAATTTGGAAGTGAAGATGCAATTGAATTCGGTAGGTTATACAGAGCAGGAAGCTCATGGGAATTTGAAGCCATGGGAAGAGGGCATCAAAATAGTCTTCAAACTTTAGTCGATATTTATACTTAA
- a CDS encoding TerD family protein, which produces MAIILEKKKPIDLTKQNPGLRNIVAGLGWDSKEINGQPVDCDVSLFMLGENNKIPGEGFFVFYNNLNSEDNSINHMGDNRDGDGDGDDEVINIDLSKVDEKIVQILFTVTIYESEARGHNFGNVNNAFIRIYNKLNGAEICRFSLTEQYSDSDSLLIGRLYRSEKEWNFEAMGDAFSGGLSTLVNLYN; this is translated from the coding sequence ATGGCAATTATATTAGAAAAGAAAAAACCAATCGATCTTACTAAACAAAATCCGGGACTACGCAATATAGTTGCAGGTCTGGGGTGGGATTCAAAAGAAATAAATGGACAACCAGTAGATTGTGATGTTTCATTATTCATGCTTGGCGAAAACAATAAAATTCCTGGTGAAGGTTTTTTTGTTTTCTATAATAATCTAAATAGTGAGGATAATTCAATTAATCATATGGGAGATAATCGCGATGGAGATGGAGATGGTGATGATGAAGTTATCAATATTGATTTATCAAAGGTTGATGAGAAAATTGTACAAATATTATTTACGGTAACTATATATGAATCCGAAGCACGAGGTCATAATTTTGGTAATGTTAACAATGCTTTTATACGAATATATAATAAATTAAACGGCGCTGAAATATGCAGATTTTCATTGACCGAACAGTATTCTGATTCTGATTCATTATTAATTGGAAGATTGTATCGTTCAGAAAAAGAATGGAATTTCGAAGCAATGGGAGATGCATTTTCAGGAGGTCTATCTACACTAGTTAATCTTTATAATTAA